From the Devosia sp. FJ2-5-3 genome, the window CCTCGGCCTCGCGGGCCTCATCGGCTTCCACTTCGACTTCGCGCACCGCCGAGAGGGCGGTCTCGACCGGTGCTTCATCGGCAAGGACCGGCTCGACAATCGCCTGCCGGGCAAGCGACGAACGGCCCGAGATGACAGGCTCAACCCGCGCCAGTCCGGGTGACACACTGACGGAGCTGGCCGGGCCCTTGAACCCACCGTCGCGGGACGACACGGGACCAACGGGTTTGAGAGGGATGGGCTGAGAGGACGGGAAGACGACCGGAGCGGCTTTCGGGGCCTCCGGCTTTTCAGCTTCGGTCGGCTCTTGTCGCGGCCGGTCGTCGGCTGCCTCGCGGAGGGCGGGCTCGACTGCCGGTTCAGCCACAGGCTCGACTGCTTCCACCTTGGCGCCGGCGAAGCTGGCGGCCTCGTCGATAATGGCTTCGATGGAGAGGATATCGTTGTCCGGCGGATCGGCCGGAGGCGCCTCCTTGGGCGCGGGAGCCACGCTCGGTTCGGGCTTGGCCACTTTGGCAGTGGGCTCCGGCGCGGGCGCTGGGCGCGGCTTTTCAACGGGCGGTGCCGCAACCGGGGGCGGCGCAACCGGTGTCGGTTCTACCGGCTTGGGTTCGGCGGCCGCAGGCACGGGCGCGGCCGGTGCCTGGGCGACATGGGGCGCTGGAGCAATGGGCTTGGCCGCGAGCATGGCTTCGCGACCAAGAGAAATGACGGCCTCGCTGGCCTCCTGCTCGACCTGACGGATACAATCTTCGAGCTGCAGTCGATGTTGCGTGATTTCGCGGGCCGGCAAAGGGGGCTGGATGGCCCGCAACTGCCCGACAAGAGCCGAACGCGCCTTCTCGTAGACCGCGCGCCGCGCGGCCCCATTGTTTTCCGGCAGCGCCGAAATAGCGCGGCGCAACAGCTCCTTATAATCCGCCATTGGCTAGTTGGTACTCACAATTGCAGCAAGGTGTTGTATCAAAATTTATCAGTCTTGGAATGGGTCAACCACAAGGATGGTGTCTGCCCGTTCCGGACTGGTGGAGAGCAGCGCAACCGGGGCTCCGATCAGTTCCTCGATATAGCGAACATATTTGACCGCCTGAGCCGGCAGTTCCGCCCAGCTGCGCGCGCCGGCAGTGGTTTCCGACCACCCTTCCAGCGTTTCGTAGATCGGCTTAACGCGGGCTTGTGCCCCCATTGAGGCAGGCAAATAATCGATGCGTGATCCATCCAGCTCGTAGCCGACGCAGACCTTGATCTCTTTGAGGCCATCGAGGACGTCGAGCTTGGTCAGCGCAATGCCGGTGATGCCGCTGGTCTTGACGGTCTGGCGGACCAGCACGGCATCGAACCAGCCGCAACGACGCGGACGACCGGTATTGACGCCGACTTCCTTGCCGACGGTGGCGAGGTGTTGGCCGATCTCGTCATCGAGTTCGCAGGGGAACGGGCCTTCGCCCACGCGGGTCGTATAGGCCTTAGTGATGCCCAGCACATAGCCGATAGCCGTGGGGCCGAGGCCCGAGCCGGCAGCTGCCTGGCCGGCAACCGTGTTCGACGAGGTGACGAAGGGATAGGTGCCATGGTCATTGTCGAGCAGAGCGCCCTGCGCCCCTTCGAACAGGATGCGGGCGCCTTCGCGGCGCTTGTCTTCGAGCACGCGCCAGACCTGGTCCATGAAGGGCAGGATTTCGCCGGAAATGGAGGTGAGTTCCTCGTAGATCGCGTCGGCCGATATCTCGACCAGCCCCATGCCGCGACGCAGGGCATTGTGGTGGGTCAAGAGGCGCTCGATCTTGGGCATGAGCGTTTCGGGTTCGCTCAAATCGATCAGACGAATGGCGCGACGACCAACCTTGTCTTCATAGGCAGGACCGATACCGCGGCGGGTGGTGCCGATCTTGAGGCCGGAATTGGCATCCTCGCGAATGGCGTCGAGCTCGCGGTGAAGAGAGAGAATGAGTGGCGCATTGTCGGCGATGCGCAAAATCTCGGGCGTGATGGTGACGCCCTGCCCGCGCAACTTGGCCATTTCCGCAACAAAATGATGCGGATCGACCACGACGCCATTGCCGATGACAGAGAGCTTGCCCTGGACCAGACCTGAAGGCAGCAGGGCCAGCTTGTAGCTTACCCCATCAATGACCAACGTATGCCCTGCATTGTGGCCTCCGTGAAAACGCACAACCACATCGGCACGCTCGCTGAGCCAGTCAACAATCTTGCCTTTGCCCTCGTCGCCCCATTGCGAGCCGACGACAACCACATTCGCCATAATCAAGTCTTTCCCAAGAGAACGCGAAAAAGTCGGGTTTGGCTTGGCGCCCTACCCTTCCTATGAATTTGGACGGCTGTTCCCCCGGCCACCTTTGTCGGGTTTGATTGTGGCCGAATAACTGCTAAGTCCGATTGTCCTTACATCACTGGCGCCCCGATGACAAAGCCGCATCTAGACGAAAAACGCGTCATTTCCGCGCCTTTGCTCGACCAGCCCTATTTATTGCTCTTCCTGGCCCCGCTTTTCTGGGGTGGAAACGTGGTGGCGGCAAAACTCGTCGTTGGGGAAATCGATCCGTTCCTGCTGCTCGCCAGCCGCTGCGTTCTGGCCACGCTGTTCATTTTCCCGTTCGCATGGAAGCATCTGCAGGGCGACTGGGCGGTGGTGAGGAGGCACTGGCCGATCCTCATGGCCTATGGCGCGATCGGTTATGCCCTTTTCAACGGCTTGCTCTATGTGGGGCTGCAGGGTACGAGCGGGGTAAACTCGGCCATCGTGCAAGCCTCGCTGCCCATGCTGATTCTGGGCTGCAATTTCATCGTCTTCCGCGTGCGGGCACGCTGGCTGCAGATCGTCGGGGTGCTGCTCGCCATTTTCGGCGTGCTGCTTACGGCCACCCATGGCGATGCCGCGCGCATCTTGACGCTGGACTTCAATTCCGGCGACATGTTCGTGATCCTCGCGTGTTTCGCCTATACCGGCTATACGCTGGCGCTGCGGTTCAGGCCGAAAATGAACATTATGAGTTTTATGGCCGTGTCGTTCTCCGGCGCAGCCATCACCGCTCTGGCGATGCTCTTTTCGTTCCGCGATGGGGTCACCGAGATTGCCAGTCTGGGTAGCGCCTCGGCGACTGTGTGGGCCGTCATCGCCTATGTTGCAGTCTTTCCATCCATGTTCAGCCAGGTCGCCTATGCGCGAGGGGTCGAACTTGTCGGGGCCAATCGCGCGGCGCCGAGCCACAATCTCATTCCCGTCTTTGGCACGCTCGGCTCGGTGATCATCCTGGGCGAGAGCCTCGAAGGCTATCACTTCCTGGCGGCCACAATCATCGTTGCCGGGATCGTGCTGGCCGAATGGGCGGCGCGGCGGAAGGCGTAAAACCTCCTCACAAAAGTCAAACTGATGTGCAAGCAAGGCTGCGAAGGGGTTCCCTTCGTTCCCGCTGAGGCACGCCAATGCCGGAGGGCAATGACACAGTCGCGGTGACACCGCACCCTCGTGCGCAGCGCGCTCAATCGCTGATCCAGCAATTGGCGCTTGTCGCCCTGCTGGGGGTTTGTCTGGGTTTCATCATGCAGGCGGTGGTCATCATCGCCCGTATTTTGGGAGGCGGCGTTTTCCCCGGCGCGACACTTCTCGCCGATATTGTGCAGACCGTCACTTGGTCCTGGCTGGTCTGCACCGGTGTTACGATCGGCGTTGCGGTCGGCAAGGGCAGAAAGGCGCTCGCCGGTCTGGTCGGGCTGCTTTTCGCGCCGGTGGCGCTGGCCGCGGCCAAGGCCGCGCAACGCGCCGTGCTTGCGATCATCGAGGCAATCGAACAGCCTGCAACCGTTCCGCTCGCGACAGCCGGGGTGGTGCGCGCCATCGAATATGGATTGCTGGCCTATCTGCTGGCACGGTTGACCGAGCGAAGGGTGTTGCGGCCAAGGCGCTATATCGCCACCGGGCTGGCCATTGGCCTGAGCTTTGGTGTGGTGCTGGTGTGGCTGACCTATCGCTCGATGGAATTGGTCGGCAAGGCCCCGACCACCGCGCAATTGCTGGGCCTCGTTGCCAACGAAATCGGCACGCCCATTGGCTGCGCCATCATCATCTATGTCGCGCAATTGGCGAGTTACAGCGCCCGCGTCTATTCGCGCCACGCCACGGATGCAGAGCCGCGCGGGGGAATGAAGAGGGCGGGATAAACCCGCCCTTTTTTTGCTTTTGTCTTAAAACTTCAGGGCCTTGGCCTGTTTGACGCCATCGAGGGCGGCGATCTGGCCGAGCTGTTCTTCGGTCAGGGTGCCATCGATGGAAACGAGCGCGATAGCATCGCCACCGACCTCGGCACGGCCCAGGTTGAAGTTGGCGATGTTGATGCCCAGCGTGCCGAGCAGCGTGCCGAGGCGACCGATATGACCGGGCTTGTCGGCATTGGTGACATAGAGCATGGACGGCGTGAGCTCGGCTTCCATGTTGATGTCCTTGACCTGGATGATCCGCGGCTTGCCATTGACGAAGAGCGTCCCGGCCAGCGCCCGGGTCTGCCGCTCGGTGGTCACGGTCAGGCGGATATAGCCCTCATAGGCGCCCTGCTGGTCGCGGGTGGTGGTCTCCACCACAATGCCACGATCCTTGGCGATCTGGGGGGCGGAGACCATGTTCACCTCGCCCATCGAGGGCTTGAGGACGCCATTGATGGCGGCGGCGACCATGGGGCGGATATTGAGGCCTGCCGGGGTGCCTTCGAACTCGATCTTGATGCCCGAGATCGAGGTCTCGGTCAGCTGGCCGGCAAAGGAGCCGATGGCTTCGGCAAGCTTGACCCAGGGGGTGATGATCGGCGCTTCTTCGGCCGAAATCGACGGGAAGTTCAACGCGTTAGTGATCTCGCCGGTCATCAGATAGGCCGAGATCTGCTCGGCGACCTGGAGCGCCACATTCTCCTGGGCTTCGGTGGTCGAAGCGCCGAGGTGGGGGGTGCAGATGACGTTGGGGAGTTCGAACAGCGGGTTGTTCTCGGCCGGCTCGACGAGGAAGACGTCGAGGGCGGCGCCGGCCACATGACCGGACTTAAGTGCTTGATAAAGCGCGTCTTCGTCGATCAGGCCACCGCGGGCGCAGTTGATGATCCGGACGCCTTTTTTGGTCTTGGCGAGGGTTTCGGCGTTGAGGATGTTGCGGGTGGCGTCGATCAGCGGAGTGTGGAGAGTAATAAAGTCGGCGCGCGCAAGAAGATCGTCGAGCTCGACCTTCTCGATGCCAAGCGTCTGGGCACGTTCTGGAGTGAGGAACGGGTCGAATGCAATAACTTTCATACGCAGACCAATAGCGCGATCCGCGACAATCGAGCCAATATTGCCGGCACCGATCAAACCAAGCGTTTTATTGGTAACCTCGACGCCCATGAAGCGGTTCTTCTCCCACTTGCTGGCGCGAGTGGAGGCGTCTGCTTCGGGGAGCTGGCGCGCCAGGGCCATCATCATGGCAATGGCATGCTCGGCAGTCGTGATCGAGTTACCGAAGGGTGTATTCATCACAATGATGCCCTTCTTGGTCGCAGCCGGAATATCGACATTGTCGACACCAATACCGGCGCGCCCGACGACCTTCAGATTAGTCGCAGCTGCAATGATCTTCTCGGTGACCTTTGTCGCCGAGCGAATGGCGAGACCATCATACTGACCAATGACTTCGAGAAGCTTCTCTTTGTCTTTGCCCAGATCGGGAAGATAGTCGACCTCGACGCCGTTATCCTTGAATATCTGGACGGCAGTTGGGCTCAGTTTGTCCGAAACGAGAACTTTTGGCATGGGTGAAAGCCTTTTTGGGTGTCACGCCAGGCGTGACCGCAGAAGGGAATTGGTTAGCAGAACGTTAGCGTTGACGGCGCCGAGATGAGAATTCGGTGGTCAGAAAGACCCCCACCTGGCCTCCCCCTGTAGGAGGGGAAGACCCCCACCTGACCTCCCCCTAAGAAGGGGGAGGGATGGCTCCGAGTTGGTGGCAACATCTGGCCACTTGCTCGATCAGCCCCTCCCCCTATCAGGGGGAGGATGGGTGGGGGTATTTCAGGCCTCAGGCAGCAAGCTTGAGGGCGGCCTTTTCTTCGGCGAAGGCCCAGTCGAGCCATGGGGTCAGCGCGGCGAGGTCAGAGGCCTCGATGGTCGAGCCGGCCCAGATGCGCAGGCCCGCGGGGGCATCCTTATAGGAGCCGAAATCATAGCCGACGCCGAGCTTGTCGAGACGGGCCACGATGGCCTTGGCAAAGGCGGCCTGGCCATCGGCGTCGAGCGCGGTGATGGCGGGGTCGACGATGGAAAGGCAGACCGAGGTGTTCGAGCGGGTTGCCGGATCCTTGGCGAGGAAATCGACCCAGTCGGTCTTGGCGACCCAGTCGGCCAGAACCTTGAAATTGGCGTCGGCGCGAGCCTGCATGGCCGCGAGACCGCCGACTTCCTTGCCCCAGTTCATGGCGTCAATGGCGTCTTCGATGCAGAGCATCGAGACGGTGTTGATCGTCTCGGCCTTGAAGATGCCTTCGATGAGCTTGCCGCCCTTGGTCATGCGGAAAATCTTGGGCAGTGGACGGTCGGGCTTGAAGGTCTCGAGGCGTTCGACAGCGCGCGGCGAGAGAATGAGAATGCCGTGGGCAGCTTCACCGCCGAGAGCCTTCTGCCAGGAGAAGGTGACAACGTCGAGTTTTGCAAAATCGAGCTTCTGGGCGAAGGCAGCCGAGGTGGCGTCGCAGATGGTCAGACCTGCGCGGTCGGCCGGAATCCAGTCGGCATTGGGAACGCGGACGCCCGAAGTGGTGCCGTTCCAGGTGAAGACCACGTCGCGGTTGAAATCGACCTGGGCGAGATCGGGCAGATCGCCATAGGCGGCTTGGATGACGCGGACGTCGTCGAGCTTCAATTGCTTCTGAACGTCGGTGACCCAGCCGGCACCGAAGGATTCCCAGGCCAGCATGTCGACGCCCCGAGCGCCCAGAGCGCTCCAGAGGAACATCTCCACAGCGCCGGTATCGGAAGCGGGGACGATGCCGATGCGGTAATCGGCGGGAACTTCGAGGAGTTCGCGGGTCAGGTCGATGGCCTGCTGGATGCGGGCCTTGGCGGGCTTGGCGCGGTGCGAGCGACCGGTGAGGGCATTAGCGAGCGCTTCAACCGTCCAGCCTGGACGCTTGGCACATGGGCCCGACGAAAAATTGGGGTTTGCCGGTTTAACCGTCGGCGCGGCAAAAGGCGTATCAGCCATATTCAGCGACCCTCCCAGGTCTATGCGCCTCTCGTTAGGGAGAGGTGTCCTGAGGCCGCAGATACTCCCTCGGCGGGGGAAGCGTCAATGAGTCTTTTGCCGTCCGCGAAAAGTTTCCTGACCTCGCGCCCTGCCGGTAGCCGTTTCAGTCCCCGGCGGAGATCGCTTCGGCCTCGAGCGGCTCGGGGCGGTCCGGCGCCGAAACCGCGGCGCGGCCGAGGTCGGTGAGGGCATAGATGCCGCGGCTTTCGCGGAGGAACCAGCCATAGACATTGCTGCGCAAGATCGTGGGAGCACGCTCGACGATTGATTTGAGTTGCTTGGGGCTTTGCGGGCCCGCCAGCAGGGCCGTGGCGCAGAGGATGCAATCCTGGCGGTAGGCGGTCATGATCGGCTTGCCGCGTCCGCCGCCAATCTGGGGATCGCCTTTTCGGCGCTTGTGTTCGTCGAGGAGGCGCGAGCGGCGCTTGCCATCCTTTCGCGGCGTTGGGGCAAAGGGCGCAAGGATCATTTCCACCTGGCCGGTGGCGGACACGGTAAGCAAGCCAAAGCCAAGACGGCGACAGAGATTGCGGAAACGCGCATCATGCTCGCGGCCCCTGCCCGTTTTCGCGGCGCGAGCGGCCAGCCAGACTTCGTCTGAGAATGCCGCGCGCTTGACCCCTTGCATGACCAGTTCGAGATTGAAGGAGAGCTTCATCTCGCAGACGATGACAATTGGTGGATCGCCATCCTTCACACCGACGAGATCACAATCATTGATCTCGCCTTTGACGGCATAGCCCGCGCCCTCCATGAAGGCCTTAAGGGGAAGATAGAGGTCGGTCTCCGCCATTGCTCTCGTTCAGTCCGGATGCACTCCAGCCTGATGTAGCTGAGTCTTGACCGCAATGCGCGGGCGGCGCCTCACTCCCCGGCTGGCCTGGTGATCCAGGCCGCCTCACCGCGCCTGCGCCAGAGGACGAACTCGGCAACCAGGAACGCCACAAGGCACGCGATCACCGTGCCGATGACCTCCGGGTAGCGGCCAGCAAAGCCATCGGCCGCGGTGTGCTTGATCAGAATGCCGGTGAAGGCCCAGAGGAGCACGACACCATAGGCAAAGTCGCGATTGGCCAGCATCACCAGCGTGCCGATAAGCGCGGCGACGGCGATGATGATGACCGCCCAGATCTGGATGGGAATGCCGAAGCCATCCCAGCCGATGCTGACCAGCCAGACGGTGATATTGGCGACCGTGGCGACGGTGATCCACCCGAAATAGACGCTGAAGGGCACGCGCACGAGCCATTGCTCGCGGCTCGTCAGCTGGGAATCGCGCAAGGTTACGACGATGGTTGCGAGCAGAACCAGGATGGTGGCGATGAGCAGGGTCGAGAGCAGGATCTGGTCATAATGCCAGGCGAAGACCCAGGCGGTGTTCGCCAGAGACGAGACCGAAAACAGGACCGCCACCTTGCGCAGCAGCTTTCCGTTGGCGACGCCGTCCTTGTGGAAGAGCCCCCATTGATAAAGGAGGTGGATGGCGAGGAGCAAATAGATCAGCCCCCAGATGGAAAAGGTTATTCCCGCGGGGGCGAAGAGGTTTTCGTAGGCGTCGGATATTTCCCCCGTCTGGCGGCCGTTCAGCGGCAGCGCATTTGCCAGATAATTGGTGACGACCATGACGAGATAGGTCAGCGTGGCGAATATCTTGACCGGCAGATCGGCTGTTCTCATGGCGGACGCTCCATTGGGGATCAGGGCTGAACTCCAGACGGGCCGGCATGGTTCACCCGGGCCCCCGACTATTTCGGTGCGTGATGAACAAATGCGCAATAGCAGAGCATGCCGAGCGGGGATTTTACGAAGGGCCGGCCAAGCCTTGACGTTTGCGCGCGGGCAAAGCACATCGGGCGCGCAATAGCTGGAAGGCGATTTTGGACATTCTCTTTGACCGGGCCCAGGCCAGTTTCGGGCAGCACGTGGCCCTCAAACCCCTGTCCCTGCGGCTGACCGAGCGGCGGATCGGCGTCATCGGGCTCAACGGCTCGGGTAAGAGCAGCTTTGCGCGGCTGATCAACGGGCTCTTGCTGCCAAGCGCCGGCCGGGTCGTGACCAATGGCCATGACACCGCAAAGGATGGCGCGCGGGCCCGCGCCGCTGTCGGCTTCATCTTCCAGAACCCCGCCAACCAGATCGTGCTGCCCCTCGTCCGGGAAGACATCGCCTTGGGCCTGCAGGTGCGGGGCCTTGCCAAGGCGGAAGTCGATCATGCGGTGATGAAAGCATTGGAGCGGGTCGGCATCGCTCATCTGCTGGACCGGCGAGCGCATGAGCTTTCGGGCGGGGAGGTGCAATTGGCAGCGCTTGCGGCCGTGCTCGCAACCCGGCCCGATATCGTGATCATGGACGAGCCGACCAACCAGCTCGATTTGCGCAACCGCAATCTCGTGGAGCGGACGATCGGCACGCTCGATGAAAATGTCATCGTCGTGACCCATGATCTGGGGCTGATTGCGGATTTTTCGCGTGTGCTGCTCTTTCACGAGGGCGTGCTGGTGCAGGACGGGCCCGCCGCGGAAACCATCGCGCATTATCGCAAGCTTGTGGCGTGATCATTCCGGCCGCAGAGGGCACCGGCCCCATTCATCGGATTCCAACCGAAGCAAAGCTGTTCGCCCTGTTTGGGCTGAGCGTGACGTTGTTCGTGCTCAATTCCGCCACCGCCCTCGCCTTGTGGGCCATTGCGATCGGTGTGGTGACGCTGGTGTGGTGCCGCCCGGCGCTGTTGCAGTGGCTCAAGGCGTGGCCGCTGCTGTTGACCATTGCCGTGGTGGGAGCATGGGCCGGTTTTATCCGCGGGCCGGAGGCGGCGCTCATCACCATACTCAGGCTGGGGACGCTGAGCCTTTTCGCTGCGATCATCACCGCCACGACAACAATCGGGCAATTTATCGACATCA encodes:
- a CDS encoding adenylosuccinate synthase, with translation MANVVVVGSQWGDEGKGKIVDWLSERADVVVRFHGGHNAGHTLVIDGVSYKLALLPSGLVQGKLSVIGNGVVVDPHHFVAEMAKLRGQGVTITPEILRIADNAPLILSLHRELDAIREDANSGLKIGTTRRGIGPAYEDKVGRRAIRLIDLSEPETLMPKIERLLTHHNALRRGMGLVEISADAIYEELTSISGEILPFMDQVWRVLEDKRREGARILFEGAQGALLDNDHGTYPFVTSSNTVAGQAAAGSGLGPTAIGYVLGITKAYTTRVGEGPFPCELDDEIGQHLATVGKEVGVNTGRPRRCGWFDAVLVRQTVKTSGITGIALTKLDVLDGLKEIKVCVGYELDGSRIDYLPASMGAQARVKPIYETLEGWSETTAGARSWAELPAQAVKYVRYIEELIGAPVALLSTSPERADTILVVDPFQD
- a CDS encoding DMT family transporter; protein product: MTKPHLDEKRVISAPLLDQPYLLLFLAPLFWGGNVVAAKLVVGEIDPFLLLASRCVLATLFIFPFAWKHLQGDWAVVRRHWPILMAYGAIGYALFNGLLYVGLQGTSGVNSAIVQASLPMLILGCNFIVFRVRARWLQIVGVLLAIFGVLLTATHGDAARILTLDFNSGDMFVILACFAYTGYTLALRFRPKMNIMSFMAVSFSGAAITALAMLFSFRDGVTEIASLGSASATVWAVIAYVAVFPSMFSQVAYARGVELVGANRAAPSHNLIPVFGTLGSVIILGESLEGYHFLAATIIVAGIVLAEWAARRKA
- the serA gene encoding phosphoglycerate dehydrogenase: MPKVLVSDKLSPTAVQIFKDNGVEVDYLPDLGKDKEKLLEVIGQYDGLAIRSATKVTEKIIAAATNLKVVGRAGIGVDNVDIPAATKKGIIVMNTPFGNSITTAEHAIAMMMALARQLPEADASTRASKWEKNRFMGVEVTNKTLGLIGAGNIGSIVADRAIGLRMKVIAFDPFLTPERAQTLGIEKVELDDLLARADFITLHTPLIDATRNILNAETLAKTKKGVRIINCARGGLIDEDALYQALKSGHVAGAALDVFLVEPAENNPLFELPNVICTPHLGASTTEAQENVALQVAEQISAYLMTGEITNALNFPSISAEEAPIITPWVKLAEAIGSFAGQLTETSISGIKIEFEGTPAGLNIRPMVAAAINGVLKPSMGEVNMVSAPQIAKDRGIVVETTTRDQQGAYEGYIRLTVTTERQTRALAGTLFVNGKPRIIQVKDINMEAELTPSMLYVTNADKPGHIGRLGTLLGTLGINIANFNLGRAEVGGDAIALVSIDGTLTEEQLGQIAALDGVKQAKALKF
- a CDS encoding phosphoserine transaminase, with amino-acid sequence MADTPFAAPTVKPANPNFSSGPCAKRPGWTVEALANALTGRSHRAKPAKARIQQAIDLTRELLEVPADYRIGIVPASDTGAVEMFLWSALGARGVDMLAWESFGAGWVTDVQKQLKLDDVRVIQAAYGDLPDLAQVDFNRDVVFTWNGTTSGVRVPNADWIPADRAGLTICDATSAAFAQKLDFAKLDVVTFSWQKALGGEAAHGILILSPRAVERLETFKPDRPLPKIFRMTKGGKLIEGIFKAETINTVSMLCIEDAIDAMNWGKEVGGLAAMQARADANFKVLADWVAKTDWVDFLAKDPATRSNTSVCLSIVDPAITALDADGQAAFAKAIVARLDKLGVGYDFGSYKDAPAGLRIWAGSTIEASDLAALTPWLDWAFAEEKAALKLAA
- a CDS encoding DUF2161 family putative PD-(D/E)XK-type phosphodiesterase, coding for MAETDLYLPLKAFMEGAGYAVKGEINDCDLVGVKDGDPPIVIVCEMKLSFNLELVMQGVKRAAFSDEVWLAARAAKTGRGREHDARFRNLCRRLGFGLLTVSATGQVEMILAPFAPTPRKDGKRRSRLLDEHKRRKGDPQIGGGRGKPIMTAYRQDCILCATALLAGPQSPKQLKSIVERAPTILRSNVYGWFLRESRGIYALTDLGRAAVSAPDRPEPLEAEAISAGD
- a CDS encoding ABC transporter ATP-binding protein, producing MDILFDRAQASFGQHVALKPLSLRLTERRIGVIGLNGSGKSSFARLINGLLLPSAGRVVTNGHDTAKDGARARAAVGFIFQNPANQIVLPLVREDIALGLQVRGLAKAEVDHAVMKALERVGIAHLLDRRAHELSGGEVQLAALAAVLATRPDIVIMDEPTNQLDLRNRNLVERTIGTLDENVIVVTHDLGLIADFSRVLLFHEGVLVQDGPAAETIAHYRKLVA
- a CDS encoding energy-coupling factor transporter transmembrane protein EcfT, which translates into the protein MIIPAAEGTGPIHRIPTEAKLFALFGLSVTLFVLNSATALALWAIAIGVVTLVWCRPALLQWLKAWPLLLTIAVVGAWAGFIRGPEAALITILRLGTLSLFAAIITATTTIGQFIDIITRLVTPLEKLGIANARDIGLAIGLVIRFVPEVQARYRSVVEAHRARGLKLRPATIIVPTIIGTMLSADEIANAIDARTIRGRPEKPN